In Labrus bergylta chromosome 6, fLabBer1.1, whole genome shotgun sequence, the following proteins share a genomic window:
- the cep135 gene encoding centrosomal protein of 135 kDa isoform X2 has translation MNSSAERKFVNLRKRLDQLGYKQPLGIESLPLVEKLLSDLVHTTESLRNAKLSTGKTEKESRNIDALLEPYRAENARAVRENNELHLELLKLKEEKDRVTRELKTHIRKLDHDTSDLKFLNNQYVHKVRCLEKDSKAKAERIQQLQEKNMQAVVQTPGGKKRSIPFRRQRMQIDELIPSSSTSAYPVSQPDDPFIADLLMLADGRINELQEDIIKVKLELENAQEYIKHLNNQVEERDREIERLNRTLHGGRPHDVISLEAQNIGNEKLIDHLNLQIEYLQESNRTLQEKVEGLQQKKKDATTEVANLSLKNLELCEELTHIDDLAKRMEMDKERVLETADIELHDAKKELLRQQKIIENLEDIITKTRRKQSEHDFEKDRLGDEMSELKEQNEKMEGLVNFLEEEKIRLQEKMEKMTAADKDLVLELEAMRAKHGVCGRERSPSRLDAFVKSLEEERDYYRQEAERYKGIRGAAGLDSSPSRSPGRSPRSKVRRGGAAEVELLRVLKERDELKAALLDFERHMEEIQNNVKVLSTERDHFKKLLKQVQDELRLARSSDLSDDLVNLKEELNRAEIQMQQVTAERDTLMERLKVAQTSALTDREERRILDLEISVKSLERERLDLRSQVCLLKENREAAEEELKVRSAALLQGVEEVTQQRAESNALRLLQEQMEQSLSDTQHRLSVKMNELHAAHELIDNLEKRIEELSQHGSKHKEEVSALQKSISALDREKDALQDEVDQMTEKLVVLQEELSKKEKTVEDVRLTVTNMDNALAQLQGALNSREREIGSLRRQLEAGQEELSGLRRDKEITIRENRRLQDDLATMTRENQAVHVEIEEALHERDELKMRVHSYISEVSRIEKVMATKEQENRDLLERFMTAHSEVEQREQKLQQAEGLNNSIRLELLSSDTERRHLRDTIGHQEREIQQHTQALQAYDAQVSSLARGMSRLEEELHKAQEEKAALLSDLASVRELCVKLDSGKELTARQLTSRSMDLERLTGELEDVRSEAELLKKQLASERLTVRNLETLLSSNRHKEFQTHLTASEKESELKVLRDRLTLADSKTVEHSREVSQLRGKVSQLQTEMDVLKRQLTSERFERERAVQEMRRQGLSFSSLHSSLPLSSSSSHHHTSPDRSILRTLNRSSDKSADR, from the exons ATGAACAGCAGCGCAGAGAGGAAGTTCGTCAACCTGAGGAAACGTCTGGACCAGCTGGGCTACAAACAGCCGCTGGGGATAGAGTCACTGCCACTGGTGGAGAAACTGTTAAG TGACCTGGTCCACACTACTGAAAGCCTGCGCAATGCCAAACTGTCAACAGGGAAAACtgagaaagagagcagaaacaTCGATGCTCTCCTGGAGCCATACAGGGCAGAGAATGCTCGAGCTGTCAGGGAGAACAACGAGCTTCACCTCGAGCTTCTGAagctgaaggaggagaaggaccgAGTCACCAGAG AGCTCAAGACTCACATTCGAAAACTAGACCACGACACGTCCGACCTGAAGTTTTTGAATAATCAGTATGTGCACAAAGTCCGCTGCCTGGAGAAGGACAGCAAAGCTAAAGCTGAACGcatccagcagctgcaggagaagAACATGCAGGCTGTGGTGCAGACGCCAG GTGGAAAGAAGCGCAGCATCCCTTTCAGACGTCAGAGAATGCAGATTGATGAGCTTATACCGTCCTCTTCTACTTCAGCATACCCTGTCTCTCAGCCTGATGATCCGTTCATCGCTGACCTGCTGATGCTGGCAGATGGAAG AATTAATGAGCTTCAGGAAGACATCATAAAGGTCAAACTTGAGCTGGAAAATGCTCAAGAATAtataaaacacttaaataatCAG GTggaagagagggacagagagatcGAGCGGCTTAATCGCACTCTTCACGGAGGACGGCCTCATGATGTCATTTCCCTAGAGGCTCAAAACATTGGTAACGAGAAACTGATCGACCATCTTAACCTTCAG ATTGAATACCTGCAAGAGTCCAACAGGACTTTGCAGGAGAAGGTAGAGGGgctgcagcagaagaagaaggatgCCACCACAGAAGTCGCCAACCTGTCTCTGAAGAACCTGGAGCTGTGTGAAGAGCTGACGCACATCGACGACCTGGCCAAGCGGATGGAGATGGACAAGGAGCGAGTGTTAGAGACGGCTGACATAGAGCTGCATGATGCTAAA AAAGAACTGCTGAGACAGCAAAAAATCATTGAGAACCTGGAGGATATaatcacaaaaacaagaaga AAGCAGTCAGAACATGACTTTGAAAAAGACCGCCTGGGAGACGAGATGTCGGAGCTCAAAGAGCAGAACGAGAAGATGGAGGGACTGGTGAACttcctggaggaggagaaaatcaggctgcaggagaaaatggagaaaatgaCGGCAGCTG ACAAAGACCTGGTTCTGGAGCTGGAAGCTATGCGAGCCAaacatggtgtgtgtggaaGAGAGCGCTCCCCGTCACGTCTGGATGCATTTGTTAAAAGTctagaggaggagagagattaTTATCGGCAGGAGGCCGAGCGCTACAAGGGCATCAGAGGAGCTGCTGGTCTGGATTCAAGCCCCAGTCGTAGTCCAGGCAGGAGTCCTCGGTCCAAAGTGAGGAGG GGCGGTGCTGCAGAGGTCGAGCTGCTCCGCGTGCTGAAGGAGAGAGACGAGCTGAAGGCCGCTCTGCTGGACTTTGAGAGGCACATGGAGGAGATCCAGAACAACGTGAAGGTTCTCAGCACGGAGAGAGaccatttcaaaaagcttttaaaacag GTTCAGGATGAGCTGAGGTTGGCCCGTAGCTCAGATCTGTCCGATGACCTCGTGAACCTGAAGGAGGAGCTCAATCGCGCAGAAATCCAAATGCAGCAGGTGACGgctgagagagacacactgatggAGAGACTGAAG GTTGCTCAGACTTCAGCTctcacagacagagaggagaggaggattcTGGACCTGGAGATCTCCGTTAAGAGT tTGGAGCGGGAGAGGCTGGACCTGCGGTCTCAGGTGTGTCTGCTGAAGGAGAACAGGGAGGCTgcggaggaggagctgaaggttCGGTCTGCTGCGCTCCTTCAGGGTGTAGAGGAGGTCACACAGCAGAGGGCGGAGTCCAACGctttgag gctgctgcaggagcagatGGAGCAGTCACTGTCTGACACACAGCACAGGCTGTCTGTGAAGATGAACGAGCTGCACGCTGCACACGAGCTGATAGACAACCTGGAGAAGAGAATAG AGGAGCTGAGTCAGCACGGCTCAAAGCACAAAGAGGAGGTGTCAGCTCTGCAGAAATCCATCTCTGCCCTGGATAGAGAGAAAGATGCTCTGCAGGATGAGGTGGATCAAATGACTGAAAAACTGGTTGTTCTCCAGGAGGAGTTATCTAAGAAG GAGAAGACGGTTGAAGACGTGAGACTCACAGTCACAAACATGGACAACGCACTAGC CCAGCTGCAGGGGGCGCTAAACAGTCGAGAGAGGGAGATCGGCAGCCTGAGGAGGCAGCTGGAGGCCGGTCAGGAGGAGCTAAGTGGACTCAGGAGGGACAAAGAGATCACCATCAGAGAGAACAGGAGGCTGCAGGACGACCTGGCTACAATGACCAGAGAGAATCAA GCTGTTCATGTGGAGATAGAGGAGGCTCTGCATGAGAGGGACGAGCTGAAGATGAGAGTCCACTCGTACATATCGGAAGTGTCTCGAATAGAAAAAGTGATGGCCACAAAG GAGCAGGAGAACAGGGACCTGCTGGAGCGTTTCATGACGGCTCACTCTGAGGTGGAGCAGCGGGAGCAGAAGCTGCAGCAGGCTGAAGGTCTGAATAACTCCATCCGTCTGGAGCTGCTGTCTTCAGACACGGAGCGCCGACACCTCCGAGACACCATCGGACACCAGGAGAGAGAAATACAACAG catACTCAGGCCCTGCAGGCGTACGATGCTCAGGTGTCGTCACTTGCTCGTGGGATGTCCCGACTAGAGGAGGAGCTCCACAAAGCTCAGGAAGAGAAGGCGGCTCTCCTCTCAGATCTGGCTTCTGTCAGGGAGCTGTGTGTCAAACTGGACTCCGGGAAGGAGCTCACGGCCCGGCAGCTCACCTCCAGGAGTATGGATCTGGAGAGG TTGACAGGAGAGCTGGAGGACGTTCGCTCAGAGGCTGAGCTGCTGAAGAAACAGCTGGCCAGTGAGCGGTTGACCGTCCGTAACCTGGAGACGCTCCTCTCCTCCAATCGGCACAAAGAGTTCCAAACCCATCTGACGGCCAGCGAGAAGGAGTCTGAGCTGAAGGTCCTACGTGATAGGCTGACCCTGGCCGACAGCAAAAC TGTGGAGCACAGCAGGGAGGTTTCTCAGCTCCGCGGTAAAGTCTCTCAGCTGCAGACGGAGATGGACGTCCTGAAGAGACAGCTGACCTCTGAACGCTTCGAACG TGAGCGGGCAGTGCAGGAGATGCGGAGACAGGGCCTCTCCTTCTCGTCCCTGCACAGCTCTTTACCTctcagcagctccagcagtcATCACCACACGTCTCCTGACCGCTCCATCCTCCGAACCCTCAACCGATCCTCGGACAAGTCAGCAGACAGGTGA
- the chst14 gene encoding carbohydrate sulfotransferase 14, with protein MLPRRQEVGIKRPGGGRSSSVINFRTTVSSGSVRRSSAVLPSLLTFLVIVASGGLLLMIEKGLLNGMETPPPRGSSGRRLELLRREDGRHSPAAEDVDSQIIQEIRNRTIRTVCSQKNMPHNIWTLSPLQRKTLLQHVLVNDKHRFLYCYVPKVACSNWKRVLKVLSGALESVDVNVKMDHRSDLLFLSALKPDEIRYRLEHYFKFMFVREPMERLLSAYRNKFGEIESYQRKYGVEIVKRYRKGRAKDASVTGDDVTFAEFVRYLLDEDVERMNEHWMPIYNLCQPCAVSYDFIGSYEQLHSDSEFVLQRIGAPPSVHFPERQTWYKPVTTETLHYYLCSLPQKLLRELLPKYILDFSLFTYPLPNTTTQHCRH; from the exons ATGCTTCCTCGCAGGCAGGAGGTCGGGATAAAACGTCCCGGAGGAGGACGCAGCAGCTCGGTTATAAATTTCAGGACGACTGTGAGCTCGGGTTCGGTCCGCCGCAGCTCCGCCGTTTTACCGTCTCTGCTCACGTTCCTGGTGATCGTGGCGTCCGGGGGCCTGCTGCTCATGATAGAGAAAGGACTGCTGAACGGTATGGAGACGCCTCCACCGCGGGGGAGCAGCGGCCGGCGGCTGGAGCTCCTCCGGCGGGAGGACGGGAGGCACAGCCCGGCCGCTGAAGACGTGGACTCCCAG ATCATCCAGGAGATCAGAAACAGGACCATCAGGACTGTGTGCAGCCAGAAGAACATGCCGCACAACATCTGGACCCTGAGCCCGCTGCAGAGGAAGACGCTGCTGCAGCACGTCTTAGTCAACGACAAGCACCGCTTCCTGTACTGCTACGTGCCCAAAGTGGCGTGCTCCAACTGGAAGCGGGTCCTGAAGGTCCTGAGCGGCGCTCTCGAGAGCGTGGACGTCAACGTCAAGATGGACCACCGCAGCGACCTGCTGTTCCTGTCCGCTCTGAAACCCGATGAGATCCGCTACCGCCTGGAACACTACTTCAAGTTCATGTTTGTGCGCGAGCCCATGGAGCGGCTGCTGTCAGCGTACAGGAACAAGTTCGGAGAGATCGAGTCGTACCAGAGGAAGTACGGCGTGGAGATCGTAAAGCGGTACAGGAAAGGCCGCGCGAAGGACGCCTCTGTAACCGGAGACGACGTGACCTTCGCGGAGTTTGTCCGCTACCTGCTGGACGAGGACGTGGAGCGGATGAACGAGCACTGGATGCCCATCTACAACCTGTGCCAACCCTGCGCCGTCTCCTACGACTTCATCGGCTCCTACGAGCAGCTCCACAGCGACTCAGAGTTTGTGCTGCAGCGAATCGGAGCGCCCCCCTCTGTCCACTTCCCAGAGAGACAGACGTGGTACAAACCGGTCACCACGGAGACGTTACACTACTACCTGTGCAGCTTGCCTCAGAAGTTGCTGAGGGAACTGCTACCCAAATATATTTTAGACTTTTCCCTCTTCACGTATCCTCTCCCCAACACGACCACTCAACACTGTCGCCATTAA
- the cep135 gene encoding centrosomal protein of 135 kDa isoform X1 — translation MNSSAERKFVNLRKRLDQLGYKQPLGIESLPLVEKLLSDLVHTTESLRNAKLSTGKTEKESRNIDALLEPYRAENARAVRENNELHLELLKLKEEKDRVTRELKTHIRKLDHDTSDLKFLNNQYVHKVRCLEKDSKAKAERIQQLQEKNMQAVVQTPGGKKRSIPFRRQRMQIDELIPSSSTSAYPVSQPDDPFIADLLMLADGRINELQEDIIKVKLELENAQEYIKHLNNQVEERDREIERLNRTLHGGRPHDVISLEAQNIGNEKLIDHLNLQIEYLQESNRTLQEKVEGLQQKKKDATTEVANLSLKNLELCEELTHIDDLAKRMEMDKERVLETADIELHDAKKELLRQQKIIENLEDIITKTRRKQSEHDFEKDRLGDEMSELKEQNEKMEGLVNFLEEEKIRLQEKMEKMTAADKDLVLELEAMRAKHGVCGRERSPSRLDAFVKSLEEERDYYRQEAERYKGIRGAAGLDSSPSRSPGRSPRSKVRRGGAAEVELLRVLKERDELKAALLDFERHMEEIQNNVKVLSTERDHFKKLLKQVQDELRLARSSDLSDDLVNLKEELNRAEIQMQQVTAERDTLMERLKVAQTSALTDREERRILDLEISVKSLERERLDLRSQVCLLKENREAAEEELKVRSAALLQGVEEVTQQRAESNALRLLQEQMEQSLSDTQHRLSVKMNELHAAHELIDNLEKRIEELSQHGSKHKEEVSALQKSISALDREKDALQDEVDQMTEKLVVLQEELSKKEKTVEDVRLTVTNMDNALAQLQGALNSREREIGSLRRQLEAGQEELSGLRRDKEITIRENRRLQDDLATMTRENQAVHVEIEEALHERDELKMRVHSYISEVSRIEKVMATKEQENRDLLERFMTAHSEVEQREQKLQQAEGLNNSIRLELLSSDTERRHLRDTIGHQEREIQQHTQALQAYDAQVSSLARGMSRLEEELHKAQEEKAALLSDLASVRELCVKLDSGKELTARQLTSRSMDLERLTGELEDVRSEAELLKKQLASERLTVRNLETLLSSNRHKEFQTHLTASEKESELKVLRDRLTLADSKTVEHSREVSQLRGKVSQLQTEMDVLKRQLTSERFERERAVQEMRRQGLSFSSLHSSLPLSSSSSHHHTSPDRSILRTLNRSSDKSADRSVSFKD, via the exons ATGAACAGCAGCGCAGAGAGGAAGTTCGTCAACCTGAGGAAACGTCTGGACCAGCTGGGCTACAAACAGCCGCTGGGGATAGAGTCACTGCCACTGGTGGAGAAACTGTTAAG TGACCTGGTCCACACTACTGAAAGCCTGCGCAATGCCAAACTGTCAACAGGGAAAACtgagaaagagagcagaaacaTCGATGCTCTCCTGGAGCCATACAGGGCAGAGAATGCTCGAGCTGTCAGGGAGAACAACGAGCTTCACCTCGAGCTTCTGAagctgaaggaggagaaggaccgAGTCACCAGAG AGCTCAAGACTCACATTCGAAAACTAGACCACGACACGTCCGACCTGAAGTTTTTGAATAATCAGTATGTGCACAAAGTCCGCTGCCTGGAGAAGGACAGCAAAGCTAAAGCTGAACGcatccagcagctgcaggagaagAACATGCAGGCTGTGGTGCAGACGCCAG GTGGAAAGAAGCGCAGCATCCCTTTCAGACGTCAGAGAATGCAGATTGATGAGCTTATACCGTCCTCTTCTACTTCAGCATACCCTGTCTCTCAGCCTGATGATCCGTTCATCGCTGACCTGCTGATGCTGGCAGATGGAAG AATTAATGAGCTTCAGGAAGACATCATAAAGGTCAAACTTGAGCTGGAAAATGCTCAAGAATAtataaaacacttaaataatCAG GTggaagagagggacagagagatcGAGCGGCTTAATCGCACTCTTCACGGAGGACGGCCTCATGATGTCATTTCCCTAGAGGCTCAAAACATTGGTAACGAGAAACTGATCGACCATCTTAACCTTCAG ATTGAATACCTGCAAGAGTCCAACAGGACTTTGCAGGAGAAGGTAGAGGGgctgcagcagaagaagaaggatgCCACCACAGAAGTCGCCAACCTGTCTCTGAAGAACCTGGAGCTGTGTGAAGAGCTGACGCACATCGACGACCTGGCCAAGCGGATGGAGATGGACAAGGAGCGAGTGTTAGAGACGGCTGACATAGAGCTGCATGATGCTAAA AAAGAACTGCTGAGACAGCAAAAAATCATTGAGAACCTGGAGGATATaatcacaaaaacaagaaga AAGCAGTCAGAACATGACTTTGAAAAAGACCGCCTGGGAGACGAGATGTCGGAGCTCAAAGAGCAGAACGAGAAGATGGAGGGACTGGTGAACttcctggaggaggagaaaatcaggctgcaggagaaaatggagaaaatgaCGGCAGCTG ACAAAGACCTGGTTCTGGAGCTGGAAGCTATGCGAGCCAaacatggtgtgtgtggaaGAGAGCGCTCCCCGTCACGTCTGGATGCATTTGTTAAAAGTctagaggaggagagagattaTTATCGGCAGGAGGCCGAGCGCTACAAGGGCATCAGAGGAGCTGCTGGTCTGGATTCAAGCCCCAGTCGTAGTCCAGGCAGGAGTCCTCGGTCCAAAGTGAGGAGG GGCGGTGCTGCAGAGGTCGAGCTGCTCCGCGTGCTGAAGGAGAGAGACGAGCTGAAGGCCGCTCTGCTGGACTTTGAGAGGCACATGGAGGAGATCCAGAACAACGTGAAGGTTCTCAGCACGGAGAGAGaccatttcaaaaagcttttaaaacag GTTCAGGATGAGCTGAGGTTGGCCCGTAGCTCAGATCTGTCCGATGACCTCGTGAACCTGAAGGAGGAGCTCAATCGCGCAGAAATCCAAATGCAGCAGGTGACGgctgagagagacacactgatggAGAGACTGAAG GTTGCTCAGACTTCAGCTctcacagacagagaggagaggaggattcTGGACCTGGAGATCTCCGTTAAGAGT tTGGAGCGGGAGAGGCTGGACCTGCGGTCTCAGGTGTGTCTGCTGAAGGAGAACAGGGAGGCTgcggaggaggagctgaaggttCGGTCTGCTGCGCTCCTTCAGGGTGTAGAGGAGGTCACACAGCAGAGGGCGGAGTCCAACGctttgag gctgctgcaggagcagatGGAGCAGTCACTGTCTGACACACAGCACAGGCTGTCTGTGAAGATGAACGAGCTGCACGCTGCACACGAGCTGATAGACAACCTGGAGAAGAGAATAG AGGAGCTGAGTCAGCACGGCTCAAAGCACAAAGAGGAGGTGTCAGCTCTGCAGAAATCCATCTCTGCCCTGGATAGAGAGAAAGATGCTCTGCAGGATGAGGTGGATCAAATGACTGAAAAACTGGTTGTTCTCCAGGAGGAGTTATCTAAGAAG GAGAAGACGGTTGAAGACGTGAGACTCACAGTCACAAACATGGACAACGCACTAGC CCAGCTGCAGGGGGCGCTAAACAGTCGAGAGAGGGAGATCGGCAGCCTGAGGAGGCAGCTGGAGGCCGGTCAGGAGGAGCTAAGTGGACTCAGGAGGGACAAAGAGATCACCATCAGAGAGAACAGGAGGCTGCAGGACGACCTGGCTACAATGACCAGAGAGAATCAA GCTGTTCATGTGGAGATAGAGGAGGCTCTGCATGAGAGGGACGAGCTGAAGATGAGAGTCCACTCGTACATATCGGAAGTGTCTCGAATAGAAAAAGTGATGGCCACAAAG GAGCAGGAGAACAGGGACCTGCTGGAGCGTTTCATGACGGCTCACTCTGAGGTGGAGCAGCGGGAGCAGAAGCTGCAGCAGGCTGAAGGTCTGAATAACTCCATCCGTCTGGAGCTGCTGTCTTCAGACACGGAGCGCCGACACCTCCGAGACACCATCGGACACCAGGAGAGAGAAATACAACAG catACTCAGGCCCTGCAGGCGTACGATGCTCAGGTGTCGTCACTTGCTCGTGGGATGTCCCGACTAGAGGAGGAGCTCCACAAAGCTCAGGAAGAGAAGGCGGCTCTCCTCTCAGATCTGGCTTCTGTCAGGGAGCTGTGTGTCAAACTGGACTCCGGGAAGGAGCTCACGGCCCGGCAGCTCACCTCCAGGAGTATGGATCTGGAGAGG TTGACAGGAGAGCTGGAGGACGTTCGCTCAGAGGCTGAGCTGCTGAAGAAACAGCTGGCCAGTGAGCGGTTGACCGTCCGTAACCTGGAGACGCTCCTCTCCTCCAATCGGCACAAAGAGTTCCAAACCCATCTGACGGCCAGCGAGAAGGAGTCTGAGCTGAAGGTCCTACGTGATAGGCTGACCCTGGCCGACAGCAAAAC TGTGGAGCACAGCAGGGAGGTTTCTCAGCTCCGCGGTAAAGTCTCTCAGCTGCAGACGGAGATGGACGTCCTGAAGAGACAGCTGACCTCTGAACGCTTCGAACG TGAGCGGGCAGTGCAGGAGATGCGGAGACAGGGCCTCTCCTTCTCGTCCCTGCACAGCTCTTTACCTctcagcagctccagcagtcATCACCACACGTCTCCTGACCGCTCCATCCTCCGAACCCTCAACCGATCCTCGGACAAGTCAGCAGACAG GAGTGTGAGCTTCAAGGATTAA